One segment of Pyrococcus sp. ST04 DNA contains the following:
- a CDS encoding bifunctional RecB family nuclease/DEAD/DEAH box helicase, with product MIELHPSEIARFFELQGCPRFMNLLRKRKEGELKDVEWIVNRKEAEGRELARWGKNFELEILQELKRKFDFQFYAFFKSSDDDVTLRFFQRYYPDGIVRYQKEEEALDKVKDLLKQKENFLLYQAPLIGSIGKFKIKGIADFIVKVNGKYYLLEAKFTREEKLPHRIQAVIYGMLLKNIIDGDLEISVVTKENFPWPKKFLKFPEDVTEVILTIEEELDKDIKDTTPWITARCTTCQFEPLCLSEVLKKGDLGLLGISPGDKRILEEAGIKTIEDLAKLVEFSSNSPVDFTPPKVKEPEKVKNIVAKTGLNIIKLSRIAQAVILERKGDAKRLYIPGSGYNLPKISGYEYSHLTKVFLYVQKSPITETLLAISALIKGKAGKKYVVSIVKEPPIDIETGLEEEKRMLSKFFEELIDAIKDVTPGNEIYLHLYFYTRGQREDLVDALRRHETLWWSAPIRAILSLRKVIDWEGFSILKDELIDRHAMPFAQGLGIVPVSIQFGYRWNDNESFRDMLMILAKKSSDGSISLKRLYSVAEIDSIKEYYPVLNRDDDEIPFALFWKALKDGHREDIEDILMQIVSAMEKIEEEIEEEYKDYYARKRPIRKEEFDRFNLPEKDLVGVLMEYLALEFGTRKGQLERYYRLPLEIRGYSEDSAILKVERIERKVKGECIIYGKIMLPVEGGFKDYSPDEVLINIDEDSWVSVTPIEAFGREDPAKTVRTSPLGVVEGINYKTGELILKMIKIGGKKFVLKKKEFKCWNGKLEISGIKISAGSYLVLDPAIDEVGMSKAYEELEKIQREGKHAIYIFLNSLYNGNIQADYRINIWRKEDIEEILGNLNYLNEEQRKFVMDIEHRLVTLQGPPGTGKTSGALAPAILARAYSSLKQGKNALFIVTGLSHRAVNEALIKTHKLLEKLKGTFKELKHVELVRGVAGEEAVEAIKKELPMKNIKFKYQKLDIDVNSRSFLPKVTILFATPQTAYRLAGDTPRDLVVIDEASMIDLPMFFLATSKARGQVLLVGDHRQMQPIQVHEWELEDRKTIEEHLPFLSALNFIRFLRGELEERELKRFKRILGRDPPEWREKSKDEVLPLHRLKETYRLPQALAKLHSELFYSFDGIELRSNKKLNENVIKALRSAGSTEFLKFILDPDYPVILVVHGESSSTKVNEFEASLVEEIVRAIKEVDVGVVVPYRAQKRIIREKVNVQVDTVERFQGGEKDVIIVSMTSSDPAYLMKVMDFIYNPNRLNVAGSRAKEKLILIASRTLFTLSPRDLESFELMRPWKRFYVKMRENGEKIKTSIREIPVEVYRWH from the coding sequence ATGATTGAGCTACATCCAAGCGAAATTGCAAGGTTCTTTGAACTCCAAGGGTGCCCAAGATTCATGAATCTTCTTCGAAAAAGGAAGGAAGGAGAACTGAAAGATGTTGAGTGGATTGTAAACAGAAAAGAAGCTGAGGGTAGAGAGCTAGCTAGATGGGGAAAGAACTTCGAGCTTGAAATCCTGCAAGAGCTAAAGAGAAAATTCGACTTTCAGTTTTACGCTTTCTTTAAAAGTAGTGACGATGATGTAACCCTCAGGTTCTTTCAGAGGTATTATCCAGATGGTATTGTGAGGTACCAAAAGGAAGAAGAAGCCCTCGACAAAGTAAAAGACCTCTTAAAACAGAAGGAAAACTTCCTGCTATATCAAGCTCCCCTTATTGGAAGCATTGGAAAGTTTAAGATTAAAGGCATTGCCGACTTTATTGTGAAAGTTAATGGAAAATACTACCTGCTCGAAGCCAAATTCACGAGGGAAGAGAAGCTACCCCACAGGATACAGGCCGTAATATACGGGATGTTGCTGAAGAATATAATTGATGGTGACTTAGAAATCTCCGTTGTTACAAAGGAAAACTTCCCGTGGCCAAAGAAGTTCTTGAAGTTTCCGGAGGATGTAACAGAAGTCATCCTGACTATCGAGGAAGAGCTGGACAAGGACATAAAAGACACTACTCCCTGGATCACGGCCAGATGCACAACTTGTCAATTTGAACCACTCTGTCTTTCAGAGGTCTTAAAGAAGGGAGATTTAGGCCTTCTTGGGATATCGCCTGGAGATAAAAGGATACTCGAGGAGGCAGGTATAAAAACAATTGAAGACCTCGCAAAGCTAGTAGAATTCTCATCAAATTCTCCCGTAGACTTTACTCCTCCAAAAGTTAAGGAACCGGAGAAGGTAAAGAATATAGTGGCCAAAACCGGTCTTAACATTATAAAACTATCGAGGATAGCACAGGCAGTAATACTTGAAAGGAAGGGAGATGCAAAAAGACTTTACATACCCGGGAGCGGGTACAACCTACCTAAGATAAGCGGATACGAGTACTCTCACTTAACCAAGGTCTTTCTCTACGTTCAAAAGAGCCCGATAACAGAAACTCTCCTCGCAATCTCCGCCCTTATCAAAGGAAAAGCCGGCAAAAAATATGTTGTAAGTATTGTTAAAGAGCCTCCAATCGATATTGAAACAGGCCTTGAGGAAGAGAAAAGAATGCTAAGCAAATTCTTTGAAGAACTGATAGACGCCATAAAGGATGTAACGCCTGGAAATGAAATATATCTCCATCTATACTTCTACACAAGGGGTCAAAGAGAAGACCTAGTTGATGCCCTAAGAAGGCATGAAACTCTCTGGTGGAGCGCTCCTATAAGGGCAATACTAAGCCTTAGAAAGGTCATCGACTGGGAAGGGTTCTCCATACTCAAAGACGAGCTCATAGACAGACATGCAATGCCCTTCGCCCAGGGACTGGGAATAGTTCCAGTTTCAATACAATTCGGCTACAGGTGGAACGACAATGAATCATTCAGAGATATGCTAATGATCCTAGCCAAAAAATCATCTGACGGTTCGATATCCCTAAAGAGACTCTACAGTGTGGCAGAGATTGATTCGATAAAGGAGTACTATCCAGTATTAAACAGAGATGATGACGAAATACCGTTCGCACTCTTCTGGAAAGCCCTAAAGGATGGTCATCGTGAGGATATAGAGGACATCCTAATGCAAATTGTCTCGGCTATGGAAAAGATAGAGGAAGAGATAGAGGAGGAGTATAAGGATTACTACGCCAGAAAAAGACCAATAAGAAAAGAGGAATTTGACAGATTTAATTTGCCAGAGAAAGACCTAGTTGGCGTTCTTATGGAGTACCTAGCGCTTGAGTTCGGGACAAGAAAAGGCCAATTAGAGAGATACTACCGATTGCCATTGGAAATAAGGGGATATTCGGAGGACTCTGCAATCTTGAAAGTCGAAAGAATTGAGAGAAAGGTTAAAGGAGAGTGCATAATCTACGGCAAGATAATGCTACCCGTTGAAGGGGGATTCAAAGATTATTCACCAGATGAAGTCCTGATAAACATCGATGAAGATTCTTGGGTGTCCGTCACTCCCATAGAGGCATTTGGACGGGAAGATCCTGCAAAGACCGTTAGAACTTCCCCACTGGGAGTCGTCGAGGGTATAAACTACAAAACCGGAGAGTTGATCTTGAAGATGATTAAAATAGGTGGGAAAAAGTTTGTTCTAAAGAAAAAAGAATTCAAGTGCTGGAACGGGAAGCTAGAGATTAGCGGAATAAAGATATCAGCTGGAAGTTATCTAGTACTCGACCCAGCTATAGACGAAGTTGGCATGTCAAAAGCTTATGAAGAACTTGAAAAAATCCAGAGAGAGGGTAAACACGCCATTTATATCTTCTTGAATAGCCTGTATAACGGGAACATCCAAGCGGATTACAGAATAAACATCTGGAGAAAAGAGGACATAGAAGAGATTCTAGGCAACCTCAACTATCTTAATGAAGAACAAAGAAAATTTGTAATGGACATTGAACATAGGCTCGTAACCCTTCAGGGACCACCTGGTACAGGAAAGACCTCAGGAGCGCTTGCACCGGCAATCCTTGCTAGGGCATACTCAAGCCTGAAACAGGGAAAGAATGCCCTCTTCATCGTTACCGGACTCTCACATAGAGCAGTTAATGAAGCCCTAATAAAGACGCACAAACTCCTCGAAAAACTAAAAGGAACGTTTAAGGAACTGAAACACGTTGAACTCGTCAGAGGAGTTGCGGGTGAGGAAGCTGTTGAGGCAATAAAGAAGGAGCTACCAATGAAGAACATCAAGTTTAAGTATCAAAAGCTTGATATTGATGTAAACTCTAGGTCGTTCCTTCCAAAGGTCACAATTCTCTTCGCAACCCCTCAAACTGCTTACAGACTCGCTGGAGATACACCCAGAGACTTAGTAGTTATTGATGAAGCCAGTATGATTGATCTTCCAATGTTCTTCCTGGCAACCTCAAAAGCTAGAGGCCAAGTTCTACTCGTTGGAGACCATAGACAAATGCAACCAATTCAGGTTCACGAATGGGAGCTGGAAGATAGAAAAACCATTGAAGAACATCTCCCGTTTCTATCGGCGTTGAACTTCATAAGGTTCCTAAGAGGAGAGCTCGAAGAGAGGGAACTTAAGAGGTTCAAGAGAATTTTAGGAAGAGATCCCCCAGAATGGAGGGAGAAGAGCAAGGATGAAGTACTCCCACTGCACAGACTCAAGGAAACTTACAGACTTCCACAGGCCCTCGCCAAGTTACATTCCGAACTCTTCTATTCATTTGACGGGATAGAGCTTAGAAGTAATAAAAAACTCAATGAAAACGTCATTAAGGCCCTAAGAAGTGCCGGGAGTACTGAATTCCTAAAGTTCATCCTCGATCCAGACTATCCAGTAATTCTCGTTGTCCATGGAGAATCATCCTCAACCAAGGTAAACGAGTTTGAGGCTTCACTCGTTGAGGAAATAGTAAGGGCAATAAAAGAGGTCGACGTGGGAGTTGTTGTTCCATACAGAGCCCAGAAGAGGATTATAAGGGAAAAAGTTAACGTCCAGGTTGACACCGTCGAAAGGTTCCAGGGTGGAGAGAAGGACGTCATAATAGTTTCAATGACATCAAGCGACCCCGCATATCTCATGAAGGTCATGGACTTCATATACAACCCAAACAGACTCAACGTTGCAGGTAGTAGGGCCAAAGAAAAGCTAATCCTAATAGCCTCAAGAACACTCTTCACTCTCTCCCCAAGGGATTTGGAGAGCTTTGAACTGATGAGACCATGGAAGAGGTTTTATGTGAAGATGAGAGAAAACGGTGAAAAGATCAAAACAAGCATACGGGAAATACCAGTAGAGGTATACAGATGGCATTAG
- the wtpC gene encoding tungstate ABC transporter ATP-binding protein WtpC — protein sequence MLSVENVSKDWKEFRLRGITFSVKRGEYFIILGPSGAGKTVLLEIIAGIIEPDEGKILLNGRDVTNLPPEKRGLAYIPQNYALFPHMTVFDNIAFGLKIRKVPREEIKKRVEEIAEILGIANLLHRKPTTLSGGEQQRVAIARALVIEPPLILMDEPFANLDVQTRSRLIKEMKRWRKELNFTAIHVTHSFEEAISLGDRVGVMLNGKLVQVGKVTEVFSRPKTEEVGKFLGFENILEGQAEGRVLKVGGIKIELPREVKGKVRIGIRPEDIVLSTERIRTSARNEFRGKVVSIEDLGALVRVTVEVEGIPFKAFITRSSMIEMGISEGKEVYITFKASSIHIF from the coding sequence ATGCTGAGCGTGGAAAACGTTTCGAAGGATTGGAAAGAATTCAGGCTGAGGGGGATAACATTCAGTGTTAAGAGGGGGGAGTATTTCATAATCCTAGGGCCTAGCGGTGCTGGTAAGACTGTGTTGCTTGAGATAATAGCTGGAATAATAGAGCCCGATGAGGGTAAAATTTTACTGAACGGGAGGGATGTTACTAATCTTCCCCCAGAAAAGAGGGGGCTGGCGTACATCCCTCAGAATTATGCTCTCTTCCCCCACATGACAGTTTTTGACAACATAGCCTTTGGGCTGAAGATTAGAAAGGTTCCCAGGGAGGAGATTAAGAAAAGGGTTGAAGAAATTGCCGAGATACTTGGAATAGCGAACCTGCTTCACAGGAAACCGACGACACTTAGTGGTGGTGAGCAACAGAGGGTTGCCATTGCGAGAGCCCTTGTAATAGAGCCTCCCTTAATCCTTATGGACGAACCCTTTGCGAACCTTGACGTTCAAACAAGATCAAGACTTATTAAAGAGATGAAAAGGTGGAGGAAGGAGCTGAACTTTACGGCAATTCATGTAACACACTCTTTTGAAGAGGCAATTTCACTTGGTGATAGAGTTGGAGTAATGCTGAATGGAAAACTTGTTCAGGTTGGAAAAGTTACCGAAGTATTCTCGAGGCCGAAGACTGAGGAAGTTGGTAAGTTCTTAGGGTTTGAGAACATATTGGAAGGACAGGCGGAGGGGAGGGTGTTAAAAGTTGGGGGCATAAAAATAGAACTACCTCGGGAGGTTAAGGGAAAGGTTAGGATTGGCATACGACCTGAGGATATAGTTCTCTCCACTGAAAGAATTAGAACTTCAGCAAGAAACGAATTTAGGGGGAAGGTAGTCTCTATTGAGGACTTGGGTGCCCTCGTTAGGGTTACTGTTGAGGTAGAGGGGATTCCTTTTAAGGCTTTTATAACGAGATCCTCAATGATAGAAATGGGGATAAGTGAGGGGAAAGAAGTGTACATAACGTTTAAGGCCTCTTCGATACATATATTCTAA
- the wtpB gene encoding tungstate ABC transporter permease WtpB, with the protein MRKEYTLYFFAGMGSFLVVFIALPLVVIFIKQAYDFEMLVKTIHDPLVREALRNSVITATATAILSVFFGVPLGYVLARKEFRGKSIVQALIDVPVVIPHSVVGIMLLVTFSTAILDSYKGIVAAMLFVSAPFAVNAARDGFLAVDEKLEYVARTLGASRLRAFFSVALPMALPSIASGGIMAWARAISEVGAVLIVAYYPKTAQILVMEYFNNYGLRASRPISVILIAMSLTIFILLRWLVGKASR; encoded by the coding sequence ATGAGGAAGGAATACACACTATATTTCTTTGCAGGGATGGGGAGCTTCCTTGTGGTGTTCATAGCCCTTCCATTAGTGGTGATTTTCATTAAGCAGGCTTATGACTTTGAAATGCTTGTGAAGACAATTCATGACCCTCTTGTGAGGGAGGCCCTTCGAAACTCTGTAATCACCGCAACTGCAACTGCAATCCTGTCAGTTTTCTTTGGAGTGCCCCTGGGTTACGTGCTTGCAAGGAAGGAATTTAGGGGGAAGAGCATAGTGCAGGCTTTAATTGATGTTCCAGTGGTCATTCCTCACTCGGTTGTTGGAATAATGCTCTTGGTAACTTTCTCAACGGCAATATTAGACAGTTATAAGGGAATAGTTGCTGCAATGCTTTTTGTATCTGCCCCGTTTGCGGTCAATGCTGCTAGAGATGGATTTCTTGCGGTAGATGAAAAGCTTGAGTACGTTGCAAGAACACTTGGAGCTTCTAGGCTTAGGGCCTTCTTTTCAGTAGCCCTCCCAATGGCTCTCCCCTCGATTGCAAGTGGTGGGATCATGGCTTGGGCCAGAGCGATAAGTGAAGTCGGGGCTGTCTTAATAGTTGCTTACTATCCAAAAACGGCACAAATTCTTGTTATGGAGTACTTCAACAACTATGGGCTTAGAGCTTCCAGGCCGATATCTGTGATTCTAATAGCGATGAGCCTCACGATATTCATACTCCTTAGATGGCTGGTAGGTAAGGCCTCAAGGTGA
- the wtpA gene encoding tungstate ABC transporter substrate-binding protein WtpA: MRRAIVLLLLLGVVLSLGCIGSEATTKSEGGGIKEAKLIIFHAGSLSVPFQQLEKEFAKYAEENFGVKVTFQDEASGSVKAVRKVTDLGRKADIVAVADYTLIPQLMVPNYTDFYVLFATNEIVIAFTDKSKYADEMLKNPDKWYEILARPDVRFGFSDPNQDPCGYRSVMVMKLADLYYKKPIFETLVEKTTNIYANGTHIFAPKEIEVKDRRVVIRPKETDLVALVESGSLDYFFIYKSVAEQHHLKYITLPDEINLRDFSKADFYGQVSITLGSTGKTIKAKPIVYGVTVLKDAPNRDLAIEFLKFLLGETGQRIFRENYQDFINPPVAFGNVPEEIRGLVKVSSE, translated from the coding sequence ATGAGGAGGGCCATTGTACTACTCCTTCTCCTTGGGGTTGTTCTAAGCCTTGGTTGCATAGGTTCAGAAGCCACGACGAAGTCTGAAGGCGGAGGAATAAAAGAAGCTAAGCTTATAATATTTCATGCAGGTTCCTTGAGCGTTCCGTTCCAGCAGCTTGAGAAGGAGTTTGCAAAATATGCGGAGGAGAACTTTGGGGTTAAGGTGACATTTCAAGATGAGGCCAGCGGAAGTGTGAAGGCTGTTAGGAAGGTTACTGACCTGGGGAGGAAGGCTGATATAGTTGCGGTTGCTGACTACACCCTAATTCCCCAACTCATGGTACCTAACTACACCGACTTCTACGTTCTCTTTGCGACAAACGAGATAGTTATAGCCTTCACGGATAAGAGCAAGTATGCGGATGAGATGCTTAAGAACCCAGACAAGTGGTACGAGATTCTTGCAAGGCCTGATGTTAGGTTCGGGTTTTCTGATCCAAATCAGGATCCGTGTGGGTATAGAAGTGTTATGGTCATGAAGCTTGCAGACCTCTACTACAAGAAGCCGATATTTGAAACTCTCGTTGAGAAGACTACCAACATCTACGCGAATGGGACTCACATATTTGCTCCAAAGGAGATTGAGGTCAAGGATAGGAGAGTTGTCATAAGGCCTAAGGAAACTGACCTGGTGGCCCTTGTTGAGAGTGGAAGCTTGGATTACTTCTTCATATATAAGAGTGTCGCTGAGCAGCATCATCTCAAGTATATAACCCTGCCCGATGAGATAAACCTTAGGGACTTTAGCAAAGCTGACTTTTATGGTCAGGTTTCAATAACTTTGGGCTCTACGGGGAAGACGATAAAGGCAAAGCCGATAGTTTATGGAGTTACAGTTCTAAAGGACGCTCCAAACAGGGACTTGGCAATTGAATTTCTGAAATTCCTGCTTGGAGAGACCGGTCAGAGAATATTCAGAGAGAATTATCAGGATTTCATAAACCCACCCGTGGCCTTTGGAAATGTTCCTGAGGAAATTAGGGGGCTTGTTAAAGTTTCTTCTGAGTGA
- a CDS encoding 2,3-phosphoglycerate synthetase codes for MRLALIDGEHYPDVNRWALDKIKPCCAVFVGGIEKIGGIEDVERALGVKLYHDTDVFKALEKALKENRIKEVIDLSDEPVLTPELRFKIASFLLRRGVSYRGADFEFKPKEWIKVDVPSINIIGTGKRVGKTSVGAFVGRTLKELYNVVIVTMGRGGPEKPEVIRGDLIEITPEYLLRVAEEGKHAASDHFEDALMAGVATVGCRRCGGGLAGFSFFDIIKEGIEVAKSLNPEIIILEGSGPTFANVLADGFITVVSAVQGIEKVKSYFGPLRIALADIVVVTMADSSPENAEKIVKAVREINPDADIHVTRFAPRLIGSVEGKAFVATTSWESARKISEELNRLGLEIVAFSGNLANRRKLMEELKKASYDTMIVELKAGAVDVAVRDALSKGKKVVFLDNEPRNIDGKSLATAVKDLARRVVNDKGR; via the coding sequence ATGAGGCTAGCCCTCATAGATGGCGAGCACTATCCTGATGTTAACAGGTGGGCCCTGGATAAAATAAAGCCCTGCTGTGCAGTCTTCGTCGGAGGAATCGAGAAGATTGGAGGGATAGAGGACGTTGAAAGGGCTCTTGGAGTCAAGCTCTATCATGATACCGATGTGTTTAAAGCCCTGGAGAAGGCATTGAAAGAAAATAGAATTAAAGAAGTTATAGACCTAAGCGACGAGCCCGTTTTAACCCCTGAACTGAGATTCAAGATAGCATCATTTCTCCTAAGAAGGGGAGTATCGTACAGAGGAGCAGACTTTGAGTTCAAACCAAAGGAATGGATCAAAGTTGATGTACCTTCAATCAACATAATAGGAACGGGTAAGAGAGTAGGCAAAACATCCGTAGGAGCCTTCGTTGGCAGAACCCTGAAGGAACTCTACAATGTCGTCATAGTGACCATGGGCAGAGGAGGGCCTGAAAAGCCAGAGGTCATCAGAGGAGACCTCATAGAGATAACCCCAGAATACCTTCTTAGAGTAGCTGAAGAAGGAAAGCACGCTGCATCAGACCACTTCGAAGATGCCCTAATGGCAGGAGTCGCGACAGTTGGTTGCAGAAGGTGTGGAGGAGGGCTTGCGGGATTTTCATTCTTTGACATAATAAAGGAAGGAATAGAAGTAGCAAAGTCCCTGAACCCTGAGATAATAATCCTCGAAGGTTCTGGCCCAACATTTGCAAACGTTCTAGCGGATGGATTCATAACAGTTGTAAGCGCCGTTCAAGGCATTGAAAAGGTTAAGAGCTACTTCGGCCCTCTAAGAATCGCCCTTGCAGACATAGTAGTAGTGACAATGGCCGATTCCTCGCCCGAGAATGCAGAAAAGATAGTCAAGGCTGTGAGAGAGATAAACCCAGACGCTGACATCCACGTTACAAGGTTTGCCCCAAGACTCATAGGAAGCGTAGAAGGAAAAGCATTCGTGGCAACAACATCATGGGAATCAGCAAGAAAGATTTCTGAGGAATTAAACAGGCTAGGCTTGGAGATAGTAGCATTCTCAGGAAATCTGGCAAACAGAAGAAAGCTTATGGAGGAGCTGAAGAAGGCCAGCTATGACACGATGATAGTAGAGCTAAAGGCCGGAGCCGTTGACGTCGCGGTAAGGGATGCACTTTCCAAAGGAAAGAAGGTCGTATTCCTAGACAACGAGCCAAGAAACATCGATGGCAAAAGCCTTGCAACTGCAGTAAAAGATTTAGCCAGGAGGGTAGTCAATGATAAGGGTCGTTGA
- a CDS encoding 2-phosphoglycerate kinase produces MIRVVEKDGKIALPFSRGILTRSITSVGIDVDLAYAIAIEVQEELKKGGKTIVTKDEIRRLTYQKLIEKGFKEEARRYLFWRRFRKMKIPLIILLGGPTGVGKSTIATELAFRLGIRSVIGTDTIREVMRKIITPELLPTIHTSTFLAWKELKGTVEGSPIIAGFESQVSAVTVGINAVIQRARREGLNAIIEGIHVVPGFVDMKHEMTFMYMIVAKSREDLEARFYERTRYSKRSAEYYISHLDSIMEIQEYLIGKAREHNVPIIENIELESTIAKIMQDIMEKTLEIMKKKGLDMLEEP; encoded by the coding sequence ATGATAAGGGTCGTTGAAAAGGACGGCAAAATAGCATTGCCCTTCTCGAGAGGCATCCTCACCAGGTCAATAACATCCGTGGGAATAGACGTTGATCTCGCATACGCAATAGCAATAGAGGTTCAGGAAGAACTAAAGAAGGGAGGCAAAACCATTGTAACGAAAGACGAGATAAGAAGGCTGACTTATCAAAAATTAATAGAGAAGGGGTTCAAGGAAGAAGCAAGAAGGTATCTATTCTGGAGAAGATTCAGAAAGATGAAAATCCCATTAATAATTCTCCTCGGCGGCCCGACTGGAGTTGGAAAGTCAACAATAGCCACAGAGCTAGCCTTCAGACTTGGAATAAGAAGCGTGATAGGAACGGATACAATAAGAGAGGTCATGAGAAAAATAATAACACCAGAACTCCTTCCAACAATTCACACATCAACATTCCTCGCATGGAAAGAGCTCAAAGGAACAGTCGAAGGTTCCCCAATAATAGCGGGATTTGAAAGCCAGGTAAGTGCAGTAACAGTTGGAATAAACGCCGTGATCCAAAGGGCAAGAAGAGAAGGGCTTAACGCCATAATAGAGGGGATCCACGTTGTCCCTGGCTTCGTCGACATGAAGCACGAGATGACGTTCATGTATATGATAGTTGCAAAAAGTAGAGAAGACCTGGAAGCTAGGTTCTACGAAAGAACGAGATACAGCAAAAGATCCGCAGAGTACTACATCTCACACTTAGATTCCATAATGGAAATCCAAGAGTACCTAATAGGAAAGGCCAGAGAGCATAACGTACCAATAATAGAGAACATCGAACTTGAAAGCACGATAGCAAAAATAATGCAGGACATAATGGAAAAAACACTCGAAATTATGAAGAAAAAAGGCCTCGACATGTTAGAGGAACCTTAG
- a CDS encoding biotin--[acetyl-CoA-carboxylase] ligase, which produces MLGLKTSLIGKKVVYFQEISSTNDVAKSEKFEEGTVIVADVQISGHGRLNRKWESPRGGLWLSVILQPNVSMEDLPKITFLGAVAVVRTLEEFSVPARIKWPNDVLVDFKKIAGILVEKKGKRVILGIGLNVNNDAPENGTSMKLYLGSELALTNVFKSLIENLDELYKVFMESPRTILELARELMILGVPVKVVGDGEVVGVAEDVDDYGRLIVRLEDGSKKAVIYGDVSLRFL; this is translated from the coding sequence ATGCTCGGACTAAAAACCTCTCTCATTGGGAAAAAAGTTGTTTACTTTCAGGAAATTTCTTCAACAAACGATGTAGCTAAGTCCGAGAAGTTTGAAGAGGGGACTGTGATAGTGGCCGATGTCCAGATCAGTGGACATGGAAGATTAAACAGGAAATGGGAATCTCCTAGGGGAGGCTTGTGGCTTAGTGTTATCTTGCAACCTAATGTTTCCATGGAAGACCTACCCAAGATAACTTTCCTGGGCGCGGTGGCCGTTGTTAGGACCCTTGAGGAATTTTCAGTACCAGCAAGGATAAAGTGGCCAAACGATGTTCTTGTTGATTTTAAGAAAATAGCCGGGATACTTGTCGAAAAAAAGGGAAAAAGAGTTATCTTAGGGATAGGTCTCAATGTTAACAACGATGCTCCTGAGAATGGAACTTCGATGAAACTTTATCTTGGGTCTGAGCTTGCTTTGACCAATGTATTCAAATCGTTGATAGAGAACCTTGATGAGCTGTATAAGGTTTTCATGGAATCTCCAAGAACGATCCTTGAGCTGGCTAGGGAGTTAATGATACTGGGTGTTCCGGTGAAGGTTGTGGGGGATGGTGAAGTAGTTGGAGTTGCTGAGGATGTTGATGATTATGGGAGGCTCATTGTTAGACTTGAGGATGGCAGTAAGAAGGCCGTGATTTATGGTGACGTGTCCCTAAGGTTCCTCTAA
- a CDS encoding cyclic nucleotide-binding/CBS domain-containing protein, which produces MDMRAPIKVYMTKKLLGVKPNTTVQEASRIMMEFEVGSLVVVDDHGNVIGFFTKSDVLRRVIVPGLPYDTPVREIMTKNLITVDSNTPLGEVLKKMAEHRIKHILVEEEGKIVGIFTLSDLLEASRRRLETAISTE; this is translated from the coding sequence ATGGACATGCGGGCTCCAATTAAGGTTTACATGACAAAGAAGCTTCTGGGCGTTAAGCCAAATACAACAGTTCAGGAAGCCTCAAGAATTATGATGGAGTTCGAGGTCGGGTCGCTAGTTGTTGTGGATGACCATGGCAACGTAATAGGCTTCTTCACCAAAAGTGACGTTCTAAGGAGGGTCATAGTCCCGGGGCTACCCTATGATACTCCAGTAAGGGAGATAATGACAAAAAATCTGATAACGGTGGATTCAAATACGCCACTTGGTGAAGTTCTAAAGAAGATGGCTGAGCACAGAATCAAGCACATTCTTGTAGAGGAGGAAGGGAAGATTGTGGGGATATTCACACTGAGTGACCTTCTTGAGGCCAGCAGAAGAAGGCTTGAAACAGCAATTTCAACGGAGTGA